The genomic stretch TGGACGATATACAAACAACAACAAAATAAAAATTGCAAAATACGACTCTCTTGTCGTTATGCTGTTAAATGTCATTATTATAGATAGGAAGCAACCTCCATACAACAGTTTTTGTCTTAGCGGATAAAATTCCATACAACATTGAACCATTTTTTGTGCAAAATACACTAGCGGAATCAAAAATAGAAGACCAAATCGGAACATAAAAATCAAAAGAATGTTTTCATTTATCAATGCTGAAAAACCAGATCTGGACATAACTTTTTGAACAGAGCCAGCATCAATCCCCAAAAGGAAATCCGAAAAATCATAATATTTAAAGATATCGAAAATCTTTGTTCTCGCACCGGCACTATTTTCATCAAACAGCCCCATTTCCAGTAATCGGCTTCCAAAACCAAACTTACTCATAGCTAAATATCCAATGAATACTCCCAAAAGGGCTAATATAAGTAAAAAAATACGTTTTGATGCCCCTATTTGTTTTAATGAAAAAATATGGCTCAAAAGAAAAATTGCATAGATAGCACCACATAAAACTATATCAAACCTACTGTTAAAACATAAAATAGCCAAAAAGCCTAAAATAAAGAGAGCATTTTTTTTAAACAAAGACAAAGATTCATCATACAAAAAAAACATCATTAACATTGTTGTTACAAAAGCACCGGCCAACCCATGCCCCCATAATGCAGAACTCCTAAAAATAATTTTTTCTCCTACGTACTCAATGGTAGATTTTACATAAAATGGAATTATATTGTACATAAAAATTCGTTCAAGCAAAGCCCACAAAGAATTTATAATAAAAAAAGACACTAATGTTTTTTTCGCTGTTTCCACAAAACAAACATCTGAAAAAAAAGATTCATCATTGCATATTACTGCTACTATTACAGGAAACATTAAGCTATTAACCAACATTAACATATCAACTTCTCGATTTGTTAGTTTATTGAAAACAGCTAAAAATATTAGGAACAAAGCATAATTCAATATATGTCTATTCGTCTTCTTTAACATTTTCTTTATATATGAAAATTTAATGAAGATAAACAAAAAAAGATAAAAAGCCCACGATACATGAGTTACCAAAGTATCGCCAGGTATAAAAAAGCACAAAGAATTGTAACTAACAAAAAAAAGAAGAACTACAGAAAAAATGAACAGTTTTTTTTTATATTCCATATAAGATTCCTACCATTTCTTATATCAGCAATAAAACAATTGACAACATTTGTTCCAAATGTAGAACTATCAAAAAAAACATCTATTATCGCGATTATTCACCTATCAAATACCCTTTTGATTTTCACTAAAAAAGGAAATCTATATTTTCTGCGCCATTTGACAAATTCATTTTTTTTCTTTTCAAAAAGATCAGCATAATCCTGATATAACGCACCCGATAGATAGAAAGAATCAAACAAAGCTATCACATCTTTTGAAGGATAAAGCAATGACCGGAACATCCAAATAACAACATCGAGCTTCTGCAATCGAAATAAATCATTCAAACGTTCATTAGAATCGTTAAAGATTTGCTGCAATTTTTGAATGAACAAAAAACGATTTTCAAAAGTTTTTTTCGACATCGTATTAGTAATAGACCCTCTATTCATTATATAATGATAGCAAGATTTATGTATATACGAAATTTTTGGTTCCTTATTTTTCAAAATCTTACACAACAAAAGTAAATCTTCACAGAAAAAAACATCTAAATCAAATTGTACGTCCCTGTACAAATCCTTCTTTATCAATTTATTCCAAAGAGCCCCCATCGATTTATTTTCTAACAAGGAATGCAACAATTCATTTGACGTTT from Fibrobacter sp. encodes the following:
- a CDS encoding glycosyltransferase family 2 protein, whose amino-acid sequence is MNSPLISVIVPVYNAEKTLHRCVDSLLEQTFKNFEVLLIDDGSADSSGTICDFYSGMDSRVRVIHKKNGGVSSARQIGVNAALGLYVIHADSDDWVEKDMLEILYQSATMNAADLVIADFKKELNGNVSECIQPECETSNELLHSLLENKSMGALWNKLIKKDLYRDVQFDLDVFFCEDLLLLCKILKNKEPKISYIHKSCYHYIMNRGSITNTMSKKTFENRFLFIQKLQQIFNDSNERLNDLFRLQKLDVVIWMFRSLLYPSKDVIALFDSFYLSGALYQDYADLFEKKKNEFVKWRRKYRFPFLVKIKRVFDR